The following coding sequences are from one Bacteroidales bacterium window:
- a CDS encoding PorT family protein: MKKLFLILSLFSLALFSQISEDEKEEMERKFGGFGKADRLHIQFFNDIWMKLPDSGDYKTYNPGFNTYILLEKKFGSSPFSVAGGLGVSAHNFNFQAEMRKDSNDVVEFHPFAEKKDKYKLVLSYVDIPVEFRYRSKGKNVFRFYIGGKFGLMVGNHTKMIDEGLKIKSYNISNLLPFRYGLTMTVGYKLFNVFAFYSLSPLFEKNKGPQMYPISIGISIIPF; encoded by the coding sequence ATGAAAAAACTTTTTTTAATTTTAAGTTTGTTTTCTTTGGCGCTTTTTTCTCAGATTAGTGAGGATGAAAAAGAAGAAATGGAAAGAAAATTTGGTGGGTTTGGGAAAGCCGATCGTCTTCACATTCAGTTTTTTAATGACATATGGATGAAATTACCCGATTCGGGTGATTACAAAACTTATAATCCTGGTTTTAACACTTATATTTTGTTGGAAAAAAAATTTGGAAGTTCACCTTTCTCTGTGGCAGGTGGCTTAGGTGTTTCTGCTCATAATTTTAATTTTCAAGCTGAAATGAGAAAGGATTCCAATGATGTAGTTGAATTTCATCCTTTTGCCGAAAAGAAGGATAAATATAAGCTAGTACTCTCTTACGTTGATATCCCTGTAGAATTTAGGTATCGGAGCAAAGGTAAAAACGTTTTCAGATTTTATATTGGAGGAAAATTTGGTCTCATGGTAGGGAACCATACCAAAATGATAGATGAAGGTTTAAAAATCAAGTCATATAATATTTCTAATTTATTGCCTTTCAGGTATGGGCTTACGATGACGGTAGGTTATAAGCTATTCAATGTTTTTGCATTTTACAGCTTGAGCCCCCTATTCGAAAAAAATAAAGGACCCCAGATGTATCCTATTTCAATTGGTATTTCTATTATACCATTTTAG